Within Massilia endophytica, the genomic segment CTGATCGAGCATGACAGCGGCATCGTGGCCTTCGCCACCCTGAAGGACCTGGGCCAGCAGGAGTTCGAGGGCGTGCTGTTCGGCGTGCATCCCGAGCACCAGGGCCAGCGCCTGTACCACGCGCTGATGCAGCTGGCGCAGAACTGGGCCGCCGAACGCGATTTCCGCAGCATGGTGGTGTCCACCCAGATCAACAACCTGTCGGTGCAGAAGGTCTGGTGCCGCCAGGGCTTCGAGCCTTCGTCCAGCTACTACACCTTCCACCAGTGGTTTTGAGCCATGAACTATCTCTATATCGCACTGACCATTTTCCTGACCGTCTTCGGCCAGATCGCCATCAAGATGCAGGTGGCCCAGGCGGGCGCGCTGCCTGCCGATCCGGCCGACAAGCTGGCCTTCCTCATGCGCCTGCTGCTCAACCCCTGGATCATTGCCGCCTTCGCCGCCGCCTTCCTCGCTTCCGTGTCCTGGATGGGCGCCATGACCAAGTTCCAGCTGAGCCATGCCTACCCGTTCATGAGCCTCAACTTCGTGATCGTGCTGCTCCTGAGCGCATGGCTGTTTCACGAACCCCTCTCGACCGCCCGAGTCGTGGGCGTCGCGCTGATCTGCCTCGGCACCGTCATCGCCTCACAAGGATAAACACCATGCAAAACATCCCCTTCAACAAGCCCTATATGACCGGCCGCGAACTGTGGCACATCGCCCAGGCGCACCAGAACGGCCACCTGTCCGGCGACGGCAGCTTCACGAAGAAATGCCACACCTGGCTGGAGCAGAGCACGGGTTCGAAGCGCGCCCTGCTGACGCATTCCTGCACGGCGGCGCTGGAGATGGCGGCGCTGCTGGCCGAGGTGAAGGAAGGCGACGAGGTCATCATGCCCTCCTTCACCTTCGTTTCCACCGCCAACGCCTTCGTGATGCGCGGCGCGGTGCCGGTGTTCGTGGATATCCGCCCCGACACGCTGAACATCGACGAAACGAAAATCGAGGCGGCCATCACCCCGCGCACCAAGGTCATTCTGCCC encodes:
- a CDS encoding EamA family transporter — translated: MNYLYIALTIFLTVFGQIAIKMQVAQAGALPADPADKLAFLMRLLLNPWIIAAFAAAFLASVSWMGAMTKFQLSHAYPFMSLNFVIVLLLSAWLFHEPLSTARVVGVALICLGTVIASQG